One segment of Solanum lycopersicum chromosome 1, SLM_r2.1 DNA contains the following:
- the LOC101265679 gene encoding exonuclease DPD1, chloroplastic/mitochondrial, whose product MRRVAMCFSLSQFPRCRVPILTNSWWQSFHHISRIGRGSISSKVLATGKQGLEGRFNSIENRRTLTTKSEGNGKAAFSKKTTIRHEILDKTKKSEVDIYSSEITEIGSTQYVDIRQTIAENKDLAKLMTFIIFDIETTGLSRDHERIIEIALRDLHGGENSTFQTLVNPGCIVPNSFVHKITTGMVNRPDVPRMGDLIPILLRYVGSRQKPGGYVVLVAHNARCFDVPFLIKEFSRCSFDIPSNWLFVDTLPLARKVMKSGGSKPKLKLQDLGEHYEIPLVGSAHRAMADVHMLTAVFQRLTFDLKLTIPSLIEGHSFWPSEVGRSKKKKNSG is encoded by the exons ATGAGAAGAGTTGCAATGTGCTTCTCACTGTCACAGTTTCCTCGATGTAGAGTTCCTATATTGACTAATTCATGGTGGCAAAGTTTCCATCATATAAGTAGGATTGGTAGGGGAAGCATTAGCTCCAAGGTTCTTGCCACTGGTAAACAGGGTCTGGAAGGTAGATTTAATAGTATTGAGAATAGACGGACTCTAACTACAAAAAGTGAAGGGAATGGTAAGGCTGCCTTTAGTAAAAAAACAACTATCAGACACGAAATATTggacaaaacaaaaaaatctgaAGTAGACATATATAGTTCAGAAATAACTGAAATAGGAAGTACACAATATGTTGATATTCGACAAACAATTGCTGAAAACAAAGACTTGGCCAAACTCAtgacttttatcatttttgatatTGAGACCACTGGGCTTAGCAGAGATCATGAAAGAATCATTGAGATTGCATTGCGGGATCTTCATGGGGGTGAAAACAGCACATTCCAGACATTAGTCAATCCTGGATGTATTGTCCCAAATTCATTTGTCCATAAAATTACCACCGGTATGGTCAACAGGCCTGATGTCCCCAG GATGGGGGACCTCATTCCGATCTTGTTGAGGTATGTAGGAAGTCGCCAGAAACCTGGTGGATATGTGGTGTTGGTTGCGCATAATGCTCGCTGTTTTGATGTTCCTTTTCTAATTAAGGAATTCAGTAGATGCTCTTTTGATATTCCCTCAAATTGGCTGTTCGTTGATACTCTTCCTTTGGCGCGTAAAGTCATGAAGTCTGGAG GGTCAAAGCCAAAACTCAAATTGCAAGACCTTGGTGAACACTATGAGATCCCTTTAGTTGGTTCTGCTCATAGAGCCATGGCGGATGTGCACATGTTAACAGCAGTTTTTCAACGGCTGACTTTCGACTTGAAGTTAACAATCCCTTCTCTTATCGAAGGGCATTCCTTTTGGCCATCGGAAGTAGGAAggtcaaagaagaagaagaattctGGCTAA
- the LOC101266166 gene encoding uncharacterized protein isoform X1, producing MREIVTIQVGSYANYIGSHFWNFQDELLGLAESPESDEVFKNHSLDMDVLYRTGETQQGLLTYTPRVVSVNFQGSLGSVSSRGSLYDQIPAKNMDVMTWTGRVITHESEPLRRNLFLQSLSEDGQESVGKANDLDNVNNNPPAEIQDKDIVECLESDVQYWTDFSKVHYHPQSLYELSGLWADIQEFDNYGLGKEAFCGHQHGEEIDDRLRFFVEDCDHIQGIQCIVDDSGGFSGVSAMFLESIADEYPNVPVLLYNARNPSLHMDSKGRKQAISHNLHDAVSFSRLSELCKLIIPVGLPSLSGSRASQFLRIKDEKPYHSSAVYASAMHSFSLPFRMKQSGPSAESIYTSGALDMYGTVQILAGQMRQNMVTILDVAMPAPSLSADRAQQQSFLGNLQPLIPDIAEDVEDFHAVETMNIHGAVTSGNQRASIDEVKDAVESAYNNSVTRPKFSHLSASTCPLPIPLPFPMIFRDMVGQHGELLETPISGSSSRGSIEVHSIPMATRLRSSTAVLPFLERKLGNLRRFGIERGAIGAPLLQSWGFGKEEVEDMGEVLSKMVTTLKPYPQYSSESD from the exons ATGAGGGAAATTGTAACTATTCAAGTGGGGAGTTATGCCAACTATATTGGCTCTCACTTCTGGAACTTCCAG GATGAATTACTTGGATTGGCTGAAAGCCCCGAAAGTGATGAAGTATTCAAAAATCATAGCCTTGATATGGATGTGTTGTATCGTACTGGGGAAACTCAGCAA GGCCTCCTTACGTACACCCCCCGAGTGGTCTCAGTAAACTTTCAAG GGTCCCTTGGATCTGTGAGTTCACGTGGATCGTTGTACGATCAGATCCCAGCCAAAAACATGGATGTCATGACATG GACGGGCAGAGTCATAACTCATGAATCTGAACCTTTAAGGAGGAATCTCTTCTTGCAAAGCTTAAGTGAGGATGGACAAGAGAGTGTGGGCAAAGCTAATGATTTGGACAATGTGAACAACAATCCTCCAGCAGAAATTCAAGATAAGGATATCGTAGAATGTTTGGAAAGTGATGTTCAATATTGGACAGATTTTTCTAAAGTACACTATCATCCACAGAGTTTGTATGAATTAAGTGGATTATGGGCAGATATTCAGGAGTTCGATAATTATGGACTCGGGAAGGAGGCATTTTGTGGGCATCAACATGGTGAAGAAATAGATGACAGACTTCGTTTCTTTGTTGAAGATTGTGATCATATTCAG GGGATCCAATGCATTGTGGACGACTCAGGAGGGTTTTCTGGTGTATCTGCAATGTTCCTGGAGAGCATTGCAGATGAGTACCCAAACGTCCCAGTTTTACTATATAATGCACGTAATCCTAGCTTGCACATGGACTCCAAAGGTCGCAAGCAAGCTATCTCCCACAATCTTCATGATGCAGTCTCATTTTCAAGGTTGTCTGAGCTATGTAAATTGATTATCCCGGTTGGTTTGCCCTCCCTGAGTGGAA GTAGAGCTTCTCAGTTTCTCCGCATTAAAGACGAAAAGCCTTACCACTCCAGTGCAGTGTATGCGTCTGCAATGCACTCATTTAGTCTCCCTTTTAGGATGAAACAATCAGGTCCATCTGCAGAATCAATCTATACGTCTGGTGCTCTGGATATGTATGGGACAGTACAAATTCTAGCAGGCCAAATGAGGCAGAACATGGTAACTATATTAGATGTTGCCATGCCGGCACCTTCTTTAAGTG CAGACCGGGCTCAGCAGCAGTCCTTTCTCGGAAACTTGCAGCCCTTGATTCCGGACATAGCAGAAGATGTTGAAGATTTCCATGCAGTGGAAACTATGAACATTCACGGAGCAGTTACATCTG GAAACCAAAGGGCCTCAATTGATGAAGTTAAGGATGCAGTTGAGTCTGCTTACAATAATTCAGTCACAAGGCCCAAATTCTCACACCTATCTGCTTCTACTTGTCCTCTTCCTATACCCTTGCCTTTCCCTATGATCTTTCGCGATATGGTTGGTCAACACGGTGAGCTATTGGAAACCCCGATTTCAGGTTCTTCATCTAGGGGATCCATTGAAGTTCATTCCATTCCTATGGCAACAAGATTACGTTCAAGCACTGCTGTTTTGccctttttggaaagaaaacTTGGAAATCTTCGTAGGTTTGGTATTGAACGAGGAGCCATTGGGGCACCATTGCTCCAAAGTTGGGGTTTTGGAAAAGAAGAAGTGGAAGATATGGGAGAGGTACTGTCTAAGATGGTAACGACACTGAAGCCCTATCCTCAATATTCCTCCGAGTCAGATTGA
- the LOC101266166 gene encoding uncharacterized protein isoform X2: MREIVTIQVGSYANYIGSHFWNFQDELLGLAESPESDEVFKNHSLDMDVLYRTGETQQGLLTYTPRVVSVNFQGSLGSVSSRGSLYDQIPAKNMDVMTWTGRVITHESEPLRRNLFLQSLSEDGQESVGKANDLDNVNNNPPAEIQDKDIVECLESDVQYWTDFSKVHYHPQSLYELSGLWADIQEFDNYGLGKEAFCGHQHGEEIDDRLRFFVEDCDHIQGIQCIVDDSGGFSGVSAMFLESIADEYPNVPVLLYNARNPSLHMDSKGRKQAISHNLHDAVSFSRLSELCKLIIPVGLPSLSGSRASQFLRIKDEKPYHSSAVYASAMHSFSLPFRMKQSGPSAESIYTSGALDMYGTVQILAGQMRQNMVTILDVAMPAPSLSDRAQQQSFLGNLQPLIPDIAEDVEDFHAVETMNIHGAVTSGNQRASIDEVKDAVESAYNNSVTRPKFSHLSASTCPLPIPLPFPMIFRDMVGQHGELLETPISGSSSRGSIEVHSIPMATRLRSSTAVLPFLERKLGNLRRFGIERGAIGAPLLQSWGFGKEEVEDMGEVLSKMVTTLKPYPQYSSESD; encoded by the exons ATGAGGGAAATTGTAACTATTCAAGTGGGGAGTTATGCCAACTATATTGGCTCTCACTTCTGGAACTTCCAG GATGAATTACTTGGATTGGCTGAAAGCCCCGAAAGTGATGAAGTATTCAAAAATCATAGCCTTGATATGGATGTGTTGTATCGTACTGGGGAAACTCAGCAA GGCCTCCTTACGTACACCCCCCGAGTGGTCTCAGTAAACTTTCAAG GGTCCCTTGGATCTGTGAGTTCACGTGGATCGTTGTACGATCAGATCCCAGCCAAAAACATGGATGTCATGACATG GACGGGCAGAGTCATAACTCATGAATCTGAACCTTTAAGGAGGAATCTCTTCTTGCAAAGCTTAAGTGAGGATGGACAAGAGAGTGTGGGCAAAGCTAATGATTTGGACAATGTGAACAACAATCCTCCAGCAGAAATTCAAGATAAGGATATCGTAGAATGTTTGGAAAGTGATGTTCAATATTGGACAGATTTTTCTAAAGTACACTATCATCCACAGAGTTTGTATGAATTAAGTGGATTATGGGCAGATATTCAGGAGTTCGATAATTATGGACTCGGGAAGGAGGCATTTTGTGGGCATCAACATGGTGAAGAAATAGATGACAGACTTCGTTTCTTTGTTGAAGATTGTGATCATATTCAG GGGATCCAATGCATTGTGGACGACTCAGGAGGGTTTTCTGGTGTATCTGCAATGTTCCTGGAGAGCATTGCAGATGAGTACCCAAACGTCCCAGTTTTACTATATAATGCACGTAATCCTAGCTTGCACATGGACTCCAAAGGTCGCAAGCAAGCTATCTCCCACAATCTTCATGATGCAGTCTCATTTTCAAGGTTGTCTGAGCTATGTAAATTGATTATCCCGGTTGGTTTGCCCTCCCTGAGTGGAA GTAGAGCTTCTCAGTTTCTCCGCATTAAAGACGAAAAGCCTTACCACTCCAGTGCAGTGTATGCGTCTGCAATGCACTCATTTAGTCTCCCTTTTAGGATGAAACAATCAGGTCCATCTGCAGAATCAATCTATACGTCTGGTGCTCTGGATATGTATGGGACAGTACAAATTCTAGCAGGCCAAATGAGGCAGAACATGGTAACTATATTAGATGTTGCCATGCCGGCACCTTCTTTAAGTG ACCGGGCTCAGCAGCAGTCCTTTCTCGGAAACTTGCAGCCCTTGATTCCGGACATAGCAGAAGATGTTGAAGATTTCCATGCAGTGGAAACTATGAACATTCACGGAGCAGTTACATCTG GAAACCAAAGGGCCTCAATTGATGAAGTTAAGGATGCAGTTGAGTCTGCTTACAATAATTCAGTCACAAGGCCCAAATTCTCACACCTATCTGCTTCTACTTGTCCTCTTCCTATACCCTTGCCTTTCCCTATGATCTTTCGCGATATGGTTGGTCAACACGGTGAGCTATTGGAAACCCCGATTTCAGGTTCTTCATCTAGGGGATCCATTGAAGTTCATTCCATTCCTATGGCAACAAGATTACGTTCAAGCACTGCTGTTTTGccctttttggaaagaaaacTTGGAAATCTTCGTAGGTTTGGTATTGAACGAGGAGCCATTGGGGCACCATTGCTCCAAAGTTGGGGTTTTGGAAAAGAAGAAGTGGAAGATATGGGAGAGGTACTGTCTAAGATGGTAACGACACTGAAGCCCTATCCTCAATATTCCTCCGAGTCAGATTGA
- the LOC101266166 gene encoding uncharacterized protein isoform X3, whose amino-acid sequence MNGHAHYVTHICNMTGSLGSVSSRGSLYDQIPAKNMDVMTWTGRVITHESEPLRRNLFLQSLSEDGQESVGKANDLDNVNNNPPAEIQDKDIVECLESDVQYWTDFSKVHYHPQSLYELSGLWADIQEFDNYGLGKEAFCGHQHGEEIDDRLRFFVEDCDHIQGIQCIVDDSGGFSGVSAMFLESIADEYPNVPVLLYNARNPSLHMDSKGRKQAISHNLHDAVSFSRLSELCKLIIPVGLPSLSGSRASQFLRIKDEKPYHSSAVYASAMHSFSLPFRMKQSGPSAESIYTSGALDMYGTVQILAGQMRQNMVTILDVAMPAPSLSDRAQQQSFLGNLQPLIPDIAEDVEDFHAVETMNIHGAVTSGNQRASIDEVKDAVESAYNNSVTRPKFSHLSASTCPLPIPLPFPMIFRDMVGQHGELLETPISGSSSRGSIEVHSIPMATRLRSSTAVLPFLERKLGNLRRFGIERGAIGAPLLQSWGFGKEEVEDMGEVLSKMVTTLKPYPQYSSESD is encoded by the exons ATGAATGGACATGCACATTATGTCACTCACATCTGTAACATGACAGGGTCCCTTGGATCTGTGAGTTCACGTGGATCGTTGTACGATCAGATCCCAGCCAAAAACATGGATGTCATGACATG GACGGGCAGAGTCATAACTCATGAATCTGAACCTTTAAGGAGGAATCTCTTCTTGCAAAGCTTAAGTGAGGATGGACAAGAGAGTGTGGGCAAAGCTAATGATTTGGACAATGTGAACAACAATCCTCCAGCAGAAATTCAAGATAAGGATATCGTAGAATGTTTGGAAAGTGATGTTCAATATTGGACAGATTTTTCTAAAGTACACTATCATCCACAGAGTTTGTATGAATTAAGTGGATTATGGGCAGATATTCAGGAGTTCGATAATTATGGACTCGGGAAGGAGGCATTTTGTGGGCATCAACATGGTGAAGAAATAGATGACAGACTTCGTTTCTTTGTTGAAGATTGTGATCATATTCAG GGGATCCAATGCATTGTGGACGACTCAGGAGGGTTTTCTGGTGTATCTGCAATGTTCCTGGAGAGCATTGCAGATGAGTACCCAAACGTCCCAGTTTTACTATATAATGCACGTAATCCTAGCTTGCACATGGACTCCAAAGGTCGCAAGCAAGCTATCTCCCACAATCTTCATGATGCAGTCTCATTTTCAAGGTTGTCTGAGCTATGTAAATTGATTATCCCGGTTGGTTTGCCCTCCCTGAGTGGAA GTAGAGCTTCTCAGTTTCTCCGCATTAAAGACGAAAAGCCTTACCACTCCAGTGCAGTGTATGCGTCTGCAATGCACTCATTTAGTCTCCCTTTTAGGATGAAACAATCAGGTCCATCTGCAGAATCAATCTATACGTCTGGTGCTCTGGATATGTATGGGACAGTACAAATTCTAGCAGGCCAAATGAGGCAGAACATGGTAACTATATTAGATGTTGCCATGCCGGCACCTTCTTTAAGTG ACCGGGCTCAGCAGCAGTCCTTTCTCGGAAACTTGCAGCCCTTGATTCCGGACATAGCAGAAGATGTTGAAGATTTCCATGCAGTGGAAACTATGAACATTCACGGAGCAGTTACATCTG GAAACCAAAGGGCCTCAATTGATGAAGTTAAGGATGCAGTTGAGTCTGCTTACAATAATTCAGTCACAAGGCCCAAATTCTCACACCTATCTGCTTCTACTTGTCCTCTTCCTATACCCTTGCCTTTCCCTATGATCTTTCGCGATATGGTTGGTCAACACGGTGAGCTATTGGAAACCCCGATTTCAGGTTCTTCATCTAGGGGATCCATTGAAGTTCATTCCATTCCTATGGCAACAAGATTACGTTCAAGCACTGCTGTTTTGccctttttggaaagaaaacTTGGAAATCTTCGTAGGTTTGGTATTGAACGAGGAGCCATTGGGGCACCATTGCTCCAAAGTTGGGGTTTTGGAAAAGAAGAAGTGGAAGATATGGGAGAGGTACTGTCTAAGATGGTAACGACACTGAAGCCCTATCCTCAATATTCCTCCGAGTCAGATTGA
- the LOC101266166 gene encoding uncharacterized protein isoform X4: MCRTGRVITHESEPLRRNLFLQSLSEDGQESVGKANDLDNVNNNPPAEIQDKDIVECLESDVQYWTDFSKVHYHPQSLYELSGLWADIQEFDNYGLGKEAFCGHQHGEEIDDRLRFFVEDCDHIQGIQCIVDDSGGFSGVSAMFLESIADEYPNVPVLLYNARNPSLHMDSKGRKQAISHNLHDAVSFSRLSELCKLIIPVGLPSLSGSRASQFLRIKDEKPYHSSAVYASAMHSFSLPFRMKQSGPSAESIYTSGALDMYGTVQILAGQMRQNMVTILDVAMPAPSLSADRAQQQSFLGNLQPLIPDIAEDVEDFHAVETMNIHGAVTSGNQRASIDEVKDAVESAYNNSVTRPKFSHLSASTCPLPIPLPFPMIFRDMVGQHGELLETPISGSSSRGSIEVHSIPMATRLRSSTAVLPFLERKLGNLRRFGIERGAIGAPLLQSWGFGKEEVEDMGEVLSKMVTTLKPYPQYSSESD, from the exons ATGTGCAGGACGGGCAGAGTCATAACTCATGAATCTGAACCTTTAAGGAGGAATCTCTTCTTGCAAAGCTTAAGTGAGGATGGACAAGAGAGTGTGGGCAAAGCTAATGATTTGGACAATGTGAACAACAATCCTCCAGCAGAAATTCAAGATAAGGATATCGTAGAATGTTTGGAAAGTGATGTTCAATATTGGACAGATTTTTCTAAAGTACACTATCATCCACAGAGTTTGTATGAATTAAGTGGATTATGGGCAGATATTCAGGAGTTCGATAATTATGGACTCGGGAAGGAGGCATTTTGTGGGCATCAACATGGTGAAGAAATAGATGACAGACTTCGTTTCTTTGTTGAAGATTGTGATCATATTCAG GGGATCCAATGCATTGTGGACGACTCAGGAGGGTTTTCTGGTGTATCTGCAATGTTCCTGGAGAGCATTGCAGATGAGTACCCAAACGTCCCAGTTTTACTATATAATGCACGTAATCCTAGCTTGCACATGGACTCCAAAGGTCGCAAGCAAGCTATCTCCCACAATCTTCATGATGCAGTCTCATTTTCAAGGTTGTCTGAGCTATGTAAATTGATTATCCCGGTTGGTTTGCCCTCCCTGAGTGGAA GTAGAGCTTCTCAGTTTCTCCGCATTAAAGACGAAAAGCCTTACCACTCCAGTGCAGTGTATGCGTCTGCAATGCACTCATTTAGTCTCCCTTTTAGGATGAAACAATCAGGTCCATCTGCAGAATCAATCTATACGTCTGGTGCTCTGGATATGTATGGGACAGTACAAATTCTAGCAGGCCAAATGAGGCAGAACATGGTAACTATATTAGATGTTGCCATGCCGGCACCTTCTTTAAGTG CAGACCGGGCTCAGCAGCAGTCCTTTCTCGGAAACTTGCAGCCCTTGATTCCGGACATAGCAGAAGATGTTGAAGATTTCCATGCAGTGGAAACTATGAACATTCACGGAGCAGTTACATCTG GAAACCAAAGGGCCTCAATTGATGAAGTTAAGGATGCAGTTGAGTCTGCTTACAATAATTCAGTCACAAGGCCCAAATTCTCACACCTATCTGCTTCTACTTGTCCTCTTCCTATACCCTTGCCTTTCCCTATGATCTTTCGCGATATGGTTGGTCAACACGGTGAGCTATTGGAAACCCCGATTTCAGGTTCTTCATCTAGGGGATCCATTGAAGTTCATTCCATTCCTATGGCAACAAGATTACGTTCAAGCACTGCTGTTTTGccctttttggaaagaaaacTTGGAAATCTTCGTAGGTTTGGTATTGAACGAGGAGCCATTGGGGCACCATTGCTCCAAAGTTGGGGTTTTGGAAAAGAAGAAGTGGAAGATATGGGAGAGGTACTGTCTAAGATGGTAACGACACTGAAGCCCTATCCTCAATATTCCTCCGAGTCAGATTGA
- the LOC101245898 gene encoding F-box protein At5g03970 yields MKRRRKLCAKEGAVEVSDDIVINILHCLPSKSLARFKCVSKCWLKYIADSSLSYSCRYRRWRPQPYLIGFFYQARDTCERSKIQFFFSSEESALDIDGSFDQSVSFLGRSAYIVASSNGFLLCNKQRAYYVYNPATRQSMALPKTQIGMNDPTIGFICKVDNPNRDVISFTIVRYWILQSNVTIESFSSETNVWIVDNLILSVPLRLYFFVYMKSPSAGAIDGVFFWLDQGPQITVYDSVHKSFWALEFPEEMVATGNYFLGFSGGDFYFALYVKTNITVWQLKSNIRSRDALWVRKYVTDVATTVPFGLTGFLHTEVQNMDIHPAIPHIFYLDVKGKVISYDMETDFAELVHDFGEYGWRTKHFKLFSYEWHQWPRIL; encoded by the coding sequence ATGAAACGTCGACGCAAATTGTGTGCCAAAGAAGGAGCAGTGGAGGTTTCTGATGATATTGTGATCAACATACTGCATTGTTTGCCTTCAAAATCTCTAGCAAGGTTTAAATGTGTATCCAAATGTTGGCTGAAGTACATTGCTGATTCATCCCTGAGTTATAGTTGTCGTTATCGAAGATGGAGGCCTCAACCCTATCTAATTGGCTTCTTTTATCAAGCTAGGGATACCTGTGAACGATCGAAAATTCAGTTCTTCTTCTCATCTGAGGAATCAGCATTAGATATTGATGGTAGTTTTGATCAATCAGTCAGTTTTCTAGGCAGGAGCGCGTATATAGTTGCATCATCTAATGGTTTTCTCCTTTGCAATAAGCAGAGGGCTTATTATGTTTATAATCCTGCTACGAGGCAGAGTATGGCTCTCCCTAAAACTCAAATCGGCATGAATGATCCAACTATTGGGTTTATTTGTAAGGTAGATAACCCTAATAGAGATGTTATCTCCTTCACTATAGTTCGTTATTGGATTTTACAATCCAATGTGACAATTGAGAGCTTCTCTTCTGAGACGAATGTGTGGATTGTGGATAATCTAATTCTCAGCGTACCTCTTAGACTGTATTTTTTCGTTTATATGAAATCACCATCAGCTGGTGCAATCGACGGAGTGTTCTTTTGGCTTGATCAAGGGCCACAAATCACTGTTTATGATAGTGTCCATAAGAGCTTCTGGGCATTGGAATTTCCTGAAGAAATGGTTGCTACAGGCAATTATTTTCTCGGATTTTCAGGTGGGGATTTCTATTTTGCATTGTATGTGAAGACAAATATTACTGTGTGGCAACTCAAGAGCAATATTCGTAGTCGTGATGCACTGTGGGTTAGGAAGTATGTCACGGATGTCGCGACTACAGTTCCTTTTGGACTTACAGGATTTCTACATACTGAGGTGCAGAACATGGACATTCATCCTGCTATTCCTCACATCTTTTATTTGGATGTAAAAGGTAAGGTTATTTCTTATGACATGGAAACAGATTTTGCAGAACTTGTGCATGATTTTGGAGAATATGGGTGGAGAACTAAAcacttcaaattattttcttatgagTGGCATCAATGGCCGCGCATTCTGTAG